Proteins co-encoded in one Malus domestica chromosome 09, GDT2T_hap1 genomic window:
- the LOC139187769 gene encoding uncharacterized protein: MADLAKLDFAALDITGKNYLTWVLDTKIHLEAANLGDTIKEESSSSSQDRAKAMIFIRHHLDKALKSEYLTVEDPLALWNDLRSRYNHQTTVILPRARYDWTHLRIQDFKSVAEYNSALLRITSQMKLCGDTITEETLLEKIFSTFYASNMVLQQ; this comes from the coding sequence atggcagacttggcaaagcttgatttcGCTGCCTTGGACATTACTGGAAAGAATTACCTCACCTGGGTattggataccaagatccatctggaagcagcgaatcttggagataccatcaaGGAAGAGAGCagctcatcctctcaagatcgggcAAAGGCCATGATTTTTATTCGTCACCATCTTGATAAGGCACTAAAGagcgagtacttaacggttgaagatccgttagccCTCTGGAATGACTTGAGaagcagatacaatcaccagacaacggtgattcttccaagagctcgctatgactggactcacctaaggatccaggatttcaagtcagtggctgagtacaattcgGCGTTGCTCAGAATAacctctcagatgaagctcTGTGGGGATACTATTACTGAGGAGACGTTATTGGAAAAGATTTTCAGCACTTTCTACGCCTCTAACATGGTACTGCAACAG